From a single Bacillus gobiensis genomic region:
- the yqeH gene encoding ribosome biogenesis GTPase YqeH, giving the protein MEKVVCIGCGVPIQTDNKEEPGYTPEAALLKNEVICQRCFRLKNYNEIQDVSLDDSDFLKILHSIGETDSLIVKIVDIFDFNGSWINGLNRFVGKNPVLLVGNKADILPKSLKKDRLINWMRREAKENGLQTLDVFLISADRGQGIKELIQAIESYRQGKDVYVVGCTNVGKSTFINRVIKEVSGEDQVITTSHYPGTTLDLIEIPLDDGTSLYDTPGIINHHQMTHYINAKDLKVLTPKKELKPKIYQLNEQQTLFFGGLARLDFVSGDRSSFVCFVPNAIEIHRTKLENADRLYEKHVGDMLQPPGPEDVSEFPELVKHTFQIKQAKTDIVFSGLGWVTLQSANQTIAAYAPKGVHVFLRRSFI; this is encoded by the coding sequence ATGGAAAAAGTAGTATGTATCGGCTGCGGAGTTCCTATCCAAACCGATAACAAAGAAGAACCGGGCTATACTCCAGAGGCGGCGCTCTTAAAAAATGAAGTGATCTGCCAACGCTGCTTTCGATTAAAAAATTACAATGAGATACAGGATGTCTCGCTTGATGACAGCGACTTTTTAAAAATTCTTCATTCCATCGGCGAGACGGATTCATTGATTGTAAAAATTGTTGACATATTTGATTTTAACGGGAGCTGGATCAATGGTTTAAACCGATTTGTCGGAAAAAATCCTGTATTGCTTGTAGGGAATAAAGCCGATATCCTGCCTAAATCCTTGAAGAAAGACCGCTTGATCAATTGGATGAGAAGAGAAGCAAAGGAAAATGGGCTGCAAACACTGGATGTCTTCCTAATCAGCGCAGACCGCGGCCAGGGCATAAAAGAACTGATTCAGGCGATCGAATCTTATCGGCAAGGAAAGGATGTCTATGTAGTAGGTTGTACAAACGTAGGCAAATCAACTTTTATCAATAGGGTAATAAAAGAAGTATCAGGTGAGGATCAGGTTATTACAACGTCCCATTATCCGGGTACAACGCTCGATCTAATCGAAATACCTCTTGATGACGGAACCTCCTTGTATGATACGCCAGGAATCATTAACCATCATCAAATGACTCATTACATCAATGCAAAAGACTTAAAGGTGCTTACACCAAAAAAAGAACTAAAGCCGAAAATTTACCAATTGAACGAACAACAAACGCTGTTTTTTGGCGGATTAGCAAGATTGGACTTTGTGTCTGGAGATCGTTCGTCATTCGTCTGTTTTGTACCAAATGCAATAGAAATCCATCGGACGAAGCTTGAAAATGCTGATCGGCTGTATGAGAAGCATGTTGGCGATATGCTTCAGCCGCCTGGCCCTGAAGATGTCTCTGAATTTCCGGAACTCGTTAAGCACACTTTTCAGATCAAGCAAGCAAAAACGGACATTGTTTTTTCGGGACTTGGGTGGGTAACTTTGCAAAGCGCGAACCAAACCATTGCTGCCTATGCACCAAAGGGTGTCCATGTCTTTTTGCGAAGATCATTTATATAG
- a CDS encoding YqeG family HAD IIIA-type phosphatase, with amino-acid sequence MLKKFFLPDEFVKDIFDITPDKLRERNVKGIITDLDNTLVEWDRPSATPRLIEWFAEMKENGIKVTVVSNNNEKRVKIFSEPLGIPFIYKARKPMGRAFRKAVKNMELNKDDVVVIGDQLMTDVLGGNRHGYHTILVVPVASSDGFFTKFNRQIERRILSALRRRGHIQWEE; translated from the coding sequence GTGCTGAAAAAGTTTTTTTTACCCGATGAATTTGTAAAAGATATTTTCGACATCACTCCAGACAAATTACGTGAACGAAATGTCAAAGGGATCATCACCGATTTAGATAATACATTGGTGGAATGGGATCGCCCGAGTGCCACACCGCGGTTGATTGAATGGTTTGCTGAGATGAAAGAGAATGGGATTAAAGTAACGGTCGTCTCGAATAATAATGAAAAGCGAGTAAAGATTTTTTCAGAACCGCTTGGGATCCCCTTTATTTATAAAGCAAGAAAGCCAATGGGCAGAGCTTTTCGAAAGGCTGTCAAAAACATGGAATTAAATAAAGACGATGTGGTTGTGATTGGCGATCAGCTGATGACAGATGTACTCGGCGGCAATCGGCACGGCTACCATACGATCCTGGTTGTGCCAGTCGCCTCTTCGGATGGTTTTTTCACAAAATTTAACCGCCAGATTGAACGAAGGATCTTAAGCGCCTTGAGACGCAGAGGCCACATTCAGTGGGAGGAATAA
- the sda gene encoding sporulation histidine kinase inhibitor Sda → MRKLSDELLIESYYKANEMNLNKEFIELIEIEIKRRSLSHVLSRSS, encoded by the coding sequence ATGAGAAAGCTGTCTGATGAATTACTTATCGAATCTTACTACAAAGCAAATGAAATGAATTTAAACAAAGAGTTTATTGAGCTCATTGAAATTGAAATCAAACGAAGATCACTTAGCCATGTTTTATCCCGTTCTTCATAA
- a CDS encoding SGNH/GDSL hydrolase family protein, translating to MKKALILLLLLLAAGCGGNQKEKIVAFGDSNTQGANWSLHHYATSEKWVNLLGNSLRGEYNIINAGIAGETTEDARYRFEKNVLDNKPNYLFIMFGTNDAAIFTGNVPRVSKERFKENLLYFVESSKDRGIQPVLMTCLPLIEGTNHSLFYYSIYDPKAFEQVGGARAWHNSYNEIVRETAKETNVPLIDNWKAFVKEAGGDTDKKLIESGLIDPSGNHMTPKGARLVYHEINDHGYIQEH from the coding sequence TTGAAAAAAGCATTAATACTTCTACTGCTTTTATTGGCAGCAGGCTGTGGAGGCAACCAGAAAGAAAAAATTGTCGCGTTTGGAGATAGTAACACACAAGGAGCGAATTGGAGCCTTCATCATTATGCGACTTCAGAAAAATGGGTGAACTTGCTCGGTAATTCACTTAGAGGGGAATATAATATCATCAATGCGGGAATTGCAGGAGAAACCACCGAAGACGCAAGGTATAGATTTGAAAAGAATGTACTAGATAATAAACCCAATTACCTGTTTATAATGTTCGGTACGAATGACGCAGCAATCTTTACCGGAAATGTTCCCAGGGTTTCAAAAGAGAGGTTTAAAGAAAATCTTTTGTACTTTGTGGAGTCCAGCAAAGATCGAGGAATCCAGCCAGTGCTGATGACATGTCTTCCGCTGATAGAAGGGACAAACCATTCATTATTTTATTATTCGATATATGATCCGAAAGCATTTGAACAAGTTGGAGGCGCGAGGGCTTGGCATAATTCCTATAATGAAATTGTCAGAGAAACAGCAAAAGAAACCAACGTGCCGCTTATCGATAATTGGAAGGCATTCGTTAAGGAAGCTGGCGGCGATACAGACAAGAAATTAATTGAATCAGGACTCATAGATCCTTCCGGCAATCATATGACCCCTAAAGGTGCAAGATTGGTTTATCATGAGATAAACGATCATGGGTATATTCAAGAACACTAA
- a CDS encoding DMT family transporter, whose amino-acid sequence MEWLFLMLAGISEVFGVLFLNKLSRSKKWWDGLLLLVTFTFSFLLLSKSMETITMGTAYAVWTGIGTVGGALVGILFYGESKDVKRLFCIGVILASVIGLKLIS is encoded by the coding sequence ATGGAATGGCTTTTTCTTATGTTGGCAGGAATTTCTGAAGTGTTTGGGGTATTGTTTTTAAATAAATTAAGCCGAAGCAAAAAATGGTGGGATGGCTTGCTGCTTCTGGTTACTTTTACCTTTAGCTTCCTTTTGCTTTCAAAATCAATGGAAACAATTACGATGGGAACAGCATACGCCGTATGGACGGGAATCGGTACAGTAGGTGGAGCATTGGTAGGTATCCTGTTTTATGGAGAATCAAAGGATGTAAAAAGGTTGTTTTGTATTGGAGTGATTCTCGCCTCTGTTATCGGCTTAAAGCTTATTTCATAA
- a CDS encoding DMT family transporter, with amino-acid sequence MNKSWIYIYLAGLIEILWVTGLKYADHLWEWATTAGLLVLSFYLVIKAVKNIPAGTAYAVFVGMGTAGTTLTGILFFGESFQWMKLILITTLLSGVLGLKLISVNREKKGADS; translated from the coding sequence ATGAATAAAAGCTGGATTTATATTTATTTAGCAGGATTAATCGAAATTCTCTGGGTAACTGGATTAAAATATGCCGATCATCTATGGGAATGGGCAACAACAGCAGGCTTGCTCGTTTTAAGCTTTTATTTGGTTATAAAAGCAGTGAAAAATATCCCAGCTGGAACGGCCTATGCGGTTTTTGTCGGAATGGGAACTGCAGGAACAACTCTCACCGGCATTTTGTTTTTTGGTGAATCCTTTCAGTGGATGAAATTAATTCTTATAACTACATTATTGAGCGGGGTTTTAGGACTAAAGCTCATCTCAGTAAACCGGGAAAAGAAAGGAGCTGATTCTTAA
- a CDS encoding TetR/AcrR family transcriptional regulator, producing MTEKIKEAALTCFAQNGFAGASLSAIANAVGIKKPSIYAHFNGKDELFLEVFKLALDHEIAFTKAYLENQYSLGLESCLFEYLNQHKQRYEDDMKAKFFLRMSFFPPNHLYEEVMADVYRYLDEIEALFLPLFEQAKSDDIIRKNVNNEVLVNAFMGVLDAVSIEMIYGGDKRTEKRINASWQIFWSGIT from the coding sequence ATGACAGAAAAAATAAAAGAAGCCGCCCTGACATGCTTTGCGCAAAACGGATTTGCGGGTGCATCATTATCAGCTATTGCGAACGCTGTTGGAATAAAAAAGCCTTCAATCTACGCTCATTTTAATGGAAAGGATGAGCTTTTTCTTGAGGTGTTTAAGCTTGCGCTGGATCATGAGATCGCATTCACAAAAGCATATTTAGAAAATCAATACTCACTCGGCCTGGAAAGCTGTTTATTCGAATATTTGAACCAGCATAAACAAAGGTATGAAGACGATATGAAGGCGAAATTTTTTCTAAGAATGTCTTTTTTTCCGCCAAATCATCTATATGAAGAGGTGATGGCTGATGTCTACAGGTATTTAGATGAAATTGAAGCTCTGTTTCTTCCATTGTTTGAACAGGCGAAAAGTGACGATATTATTCGAAAAAATGTGAACAATGAAGTGCTCGTCAATGCTTTTATGGGAGTATTAGATGCCGTATCGATCGAAATGATTTACGGCGGAGACAAAAGAACAGAAAAACGAATCAATGCTTCCTGGCAAATTTTTTGGTCGGGAATTACGTAA
- a CDS encoding recombinase family protein, translating into MIAIYVRVSTEEQATRGYSIENQIEACMKKAGTHDVLKYADEGFSGELMERPGLNRLREDAKKGLIDKLICYDPDRLSRKLMNQLILDDELRKQKITMVFVNGEYANSPEGQLFFSLRGAISEFEKAKIKERTSSGRLSKAKKGKVVKNSNLFGYDYNKEKETYEINEEEAKIVRMIFDYYTDPKSRFKGINGIALHLSEIGVKTKNKAKVWHRQVVRQILMNRAYTGDYVQNRWDTVGSYVSKQSGNKSIQKIKPEEEWVYMKIPSIISEEQFNYAQDLLGQGRRRSTNYGKHDYLLSGLVRCGICNGTMTGRKRKSHGKDFFIYECRKNYAGAKYKGCGKSMSENKLNRWVWEGVQEFINNPDKISVHQEKKKETYQKEELEMMKLEIEKAKKGRQRLIKLISLSDDDIDIEEIKEQMVELQQKENNLKEQYTQMEEEIKGDKEHSVSQIALKSAIDYYRTFKGKNMTLDDQRDLIRLLVKQVIIKDSETVDIITF; encoded by the coding sequence GTGATAGCGATTTACGTAAGGGTATCGACCGAGGAACAAGCGACCAGGGGATACAGCATAGAGAATCAAATAGAAGCTTGCATGAAAAAAGCAGGAACCCATGATGTATTAAAGTACGCGGATGAGGGGTTTTCAGGAGAACTAATGGAGCGTCCGGGATTAAATCGACTGCGTGAAGATGCGAAAAAAGGGTTGATTGACAAGTTAATATGTTATGATCCTGACCGGTTATCAAGGAAACTAATGAACCAGTTAATTCTTGATGACGAGCTGCGGAAACAGAAAATTACGATGGTTTTCGTCAATGGTGAATATGCAAACAGTCCAGAAGGGCAGCTCTTTTTCTCTTTACGTGGTGCAATTTCAGAATTTGAAAAAGCGAAAATTAAAGAAAGAACGTCTTCTGGCCGGCTATCAAAGGCTAAAAAGGGGAAAGTGGTGAAAAATTCAAATCTCTTCGGCTATGACTACAATAAAGAAAAAGAAACCTATGAGATTAATGAAGAAGAAGCAAAAATCGTTCGCATGATTTTTGATTACTATACGGATCCCAAAAGCAGATTCAAAGGAATTAATGGAATTGCTCTACATTTATCCGAGATTGGAGTTAAAACCAAAAATAAAGCAAAGGTTTGGCATCGTCAGGTTGTAAGGCAAATCCTCATGAATAGAGCTTATACAGGGGATTATGTGCAGAACAGGTGGGATACTGTTGGCTCATATGTAAGCAAACAATCGGGGAATAAATCCATTCAAAAAATTAAGCCTGAAGAAGAATGGGTATATATGAAGATTCCTTCAATTATATCGGAAGAACAGTTTAACTATGCTCAGGATCTATTAGGTCAAGGACGAAGAAGGTCAACTAATTACGGAAAACATGATTATTTATTATCAGGTTTGGTTAGGTGTGGCATATGTAATGGCACCATGACTGGGCGGAAAAGGAAATCTCACGGGAAAGATTTTTTTATTTACGAGTGTCGAAAAAATTATGCGGGTGCAAAGTATAAAGGCTGCGGCAAATCTATGAGCGAAAATAAATTAAATCGGTGGGTATGGGAAGGCGTTCAGGAATTTATAAATAATCCGGATAAAATTTCTGTCCATCAAGAAAAGAAAAAAGAAACGTACCAAAAAGAAGAATTAGAGATGATGAAGTTAGAAATTGAAAAAGCAAAAAAAGGCCGTCAGCGATTAATCAAGTTGATCAGCCTAAGTGATGATGATATTGATATAGAAGAAATTAAAGAACAAATGGTGGAATTGCAACAAAAAGAGAATAATCTTAAAGAACAGTATACACAGATGGAAGAAGAAATAAAAGGTGATAAGGAACATTCAGTCAGTCAAATAGCTCTTAAATCTGCAATTGATTATTATCGAACTTTTAAAGGTAAGAACATGACATTAGATGATCAGAGGGATCTAATTAGATTGCTTGTAAAGCAGGTCATTATAAAAGATTCAGAAACAGTGGATATCATCACTTTTTAG
- a CDS encoding VanZ family protein: protein MINETLPYAIGLSVYIVFIMVRVYKVIFLKKARYSLERSIFIFATFIYLSGVVSVTLFPIPVDARLIADSISGGYEEPHNFIPLYSIIGILNTGFESIILTQLGGNLILLFPLGCLMPLLSKFNTLKKILLLGFLVALLIELLQFGISQLIGITYRSVDIDDILLNTLGAGMGYTAYKYLYLKFKEHYL from the coding sequence ATGATAAACGAAACCTTACCTTACGCAATCGGATTAAGCGTTTACATTGTTTTTATTATGGTAAGGGTTTACAAAGTGATTTTTTTAAAGAAAGCTCGTTATTCTTTAGAAAGAAGTATCTTTATTTTTGCAACATTTATTTACTTAAGTGGGGTAGTATCCGTTACACTTTTTCCGATTCCTGTGGACGCTAGATTAATAGCAGATAGTATCTCAGGTGGTTACGAGGAGCCACATAATTTTATCCCACTTTACTCAATAATTGGGATTTTAAATACTGGGTTTGAATCCATTATTCTTACCCAACTTGGTGGTAACTTAATCCTTTTATTCCCTTTAGGGTGTTTGATGCCATTGTTATCGAAATTTAACACACTAAAGAAAATTTTGTTGTTAGGTTTCCTAGTTGCACTATTAATAGAATTACTTCAATTTGGAATATCTCAGTTAATAGGCATTACATATAGAAGTGTTGATATAGATGATATTCTCTTAAACACCCTAGGAGCTGGTATGGGATATACCGCATATAAATATTTATATCTTAAGTTTAAGGAGCATTACTTGTAG
- a CDS encoding ArsR/SmtB family transcription factor codes for MSVEPSVSVVAALIADKSRASILESLMNGKSFTASELATQTKITIQTASSHLAKLVEGNLLAVEKHGRYRYYRLASVEVAEMIEMLSSFAPTPKVQSLKESRTKDSIHYARTCYDHLAGTLGVNWTQYLLDNSFIIEKERDYVLTQTGTAFFQSLGINIDQLQKKKRAFARKCLDWSERRYHLAGALGAAATDHFIENKWVERNHENRSLLLTEKGKENFKKLNVKM; via the coding sequence GTGAGTGTAGAGCCAAGTGTTTCTGTTGTTGCAGCTTTGATAGCTGATAAATCCAGAGCTTCAATCTTAGAATCCTTAATGAACGGAAAATCCTTTACTGCTAGTGAGTTAGCCACTCAGACAAAGATCACAATTCAAACCGCAAGTTCTCATTTAGCAAAATTAGTTGAAGGAAATTTATTGGCAGTAGAAAAACATGGTCGTTATCGCTATTACCGATTGGCAAGTGTTGAAGTAGCTGAGATGATTGAAATGTTATCCTCTTTTGCACCAACACCCAAAGTTCAATCTTTAAAAGAGAGCAGAACTAAGGATTCCATTCATTATGCTCGCACTTGTTATGACCATTTGGCAGGTACTCTAGGTGTAAATTGGACACAATATCTACTTGATAACAGTTTTATTATCGAAAAGGAAAGAGACTATGTTTTAACTCAGACAGGTACTGCTTTTTTTCAGAGTTTAGGGATAAATATTGACCAACTTCAAAAGAAGAAAAGAGCGTTTGCTCGAAAATGCCTTGATTGGAGTGAACGTCGTTATCATCTAGCAGGTGCTTTAGGGGCTGCTGCAACTGACCATTTTATAGAGAATAAATGGGTAGAAAGAAATCATGAAAATCGGTCTCTTTTGTTAACAGAAAAGGGGAAGGAAAATTTTAAAAAATTAAATGTGAAAATGTAA
- a CDS encoding MFS transporter, translating into MKLKRTFRSLSIRNYRLYFFAQIISTSGLWIQLVAENWLVVQLGGSGLMLGITTAIQFTPLLFLSVYGGVLVDRWNKHTLLMFTQISSSILALLLGILALTGSVQIWMIWIIAFLLGCVNALDTPGRQVFTRELVGPKHLTNAVALNNTISTSGRVIGPVIGAILISISEVGVCFLINAASYIAVIIALLKINKSQLQVESVVTRKHGQVKEGLIHIWNHPKLRTTLLIMFITATFGLNFQVLLPLFTSQTFQQSGEWYGLLMSSLGIGSVIGSLLIASWKDPTVKRVALLSTVFGITIVAVALSPTLPVAFITVGLMGVGSSLFLTACSGCLQLNAGDGMSGRVMAMYYVAFLGTAPIGGTAVGWIAEIWGPRSAFALSAIACMAASGFAFFGPNKYKTNMKKTETRA; encoded by the coding sequence GTGAAATTGAAAAGGACATTTCGTTCCTTAAGCATCCGTAATTATAGGTTATATTTTTTTGCACAAATCATTTCTACATCAGGATTATGGATACAACTTGTCGCTGAAAACTGGCTAGTGGTTCAGTTAGGTGGTTCTGGTCTAATGCTTGGAATTACAACTGCTATTCAATTTACACCTTTGCTATTTCTAAGTGTTTATGGTGGTGTTTTGGTGGATAGATGGAACAAGCATACCCTTTTAATGTTTACTCAGATTTCATCAAGTATTTTAGCGCTCCTTCTTGGAATACTGGCTCTTACAGGAAGTGTACAAATATGGATGATATGGATTATCGCATTCTTATTGGGATGTGTGAATGCATTGGATACACCTGGTCGTCAAGTATTCACAAGAGAATTAGTGGGGCCAAAACATTTAACAAATGCAGTAGCTTTAAATAATACGATTAGCACTAGCGGGAGAGTGATTGGCCCTGTAATTGGAGCAATCCTGATTTCTATTTCAGAAGTAGGTGTTTGCTTTTTAATAAATGCAGCTTCATATATTGCAGTTATTATCGCTTTACTAAAGATAAATAAAAGTCAGCTACAAGTAGAGTCTGTAGTAACTCGCAAACATGGTCAGGTGAAGGAAGGATTGATTCATATTTGGAATCATCCTAAATTGAGGACAACTTTACTTATTATGTTTATTACAGCTACTTTTGGCTTGAACTTTCAAGTGTTGCTTCCTTTATTTACTTCCCAAACATTTCAACAAAGTGGTGAATGGTATGGATTACTTATGTCTAGTCTTGGTATCGGATCAGTCATAGGGTCACTTTTGATAGCAAGTTGGAAAGACCCTACTGTAAAACGGGTAGCTCTTCTTTCCACTGTATTCGGAATCACTATAGTTGCAGTAGCATTGTCCCCCACACTGCCAGTTGCCTTCATAACAGTTGGATTAATGGGGGTAGGAAGTAGTTTGTTCTTAACAGCTTGTTCGGGGTGTCTTCAATTAAATGCAGGAGATGGTATGAGTGGAAGAGTGATGGCGATGTATTATGTTGCCTTTTTAGGAACTGCACCTATAGGAGGAACAGCAGTTGGATGGATTGCTGAAATTTGGGGACCTAGATCAGCATTTGCTTTAAGTGCAATTGCATGTATGGCAGCTAGTGGGTTTGCCTTTTTTGGACCTAATAAGTACAAAACAAATATGAAAAAAACAGAAACACGTGCATAA
- a CDS encoding YcxB family protein, with protein MELHYQLEPNDIWAYRKKARTSSRRLRNRLRLIYLLVPILAFIMYTLDVWSVEAPIYLKIARVLFHTFLWSVVIFPLLEQFVYYLRFKLSLKEPGVLDERKISMNENGIMFDRGKETSFYRWNELVRVIDDKSYYFLYVEDLKAITIPKKTLSASQSQQEFHSLLIQYAKPLIQQYSNQKKDKLSTKNRVVLLIIYLLLVVLSKMS; from the coding sequence ATGGAGCTTCATTATCAGCTAGAACCAAATGATATATGGGCTTATCGAAAAAAAGCACGCACTTCTTCTAGAAGATTAAGAAACAGGCTTCGTTTAATCTATTTACTCGTTCCAATACTTGCATTTATAATGTACACACTAGATGTATGGAGTGTTGAGGCTCCAATCTATTTAAAAATTGCCCGTGTTCTATTCCATACCTTCTTATGGTCTGTTGTTATCTTCCCTCTACTTGAACAATTCGTATATTATCTTAGGTTCAAATTATCCCTTAAAGAACCTGGGGTTTTGGATGAAAGAAAAATCTCCATGAATGAAAATGGGATTATGTTCGATCGTGGAAAAGAAACATCTTTCTATAGGTGGAATGAATTAGTTCGAGTAATTGACGACAAATCATACTATTTCTTATATGTCGAAGACTTAAAAGCGATCACTATCCCCAAAAAAACATTGAGTGCTTCTCAATCCCAACAAGAATTTCATAGTCTGCTTATTCAATATGCAAAACCTTTAATTCAGCAATATTCCAATCAAAAAAAGGATAAACTCTCTACAAAGAATAGAGTGGTTTTACTTATTATCTATTTATTGCTAGTCGTTCTTTCAAAGATGTCTTAA
- a CDS encoding class I SAM-dependent methyltransferase, with product MPIDFHNEKNRFTYSKRLANSTWINKIREIYDVKGKKALDIGCGGGIYTKALSEMGASYVTGLDFSEQMLISAKDNCKDHNNIDFKVGNALDTKLPGEQYDVVLERAVIHHITDLSSCFKETFRLLKKGGSCIIQDRTPEDCLLKGSSTHIRGYFFSKYPNLKEKEISRRYSSEEVHQALLNAGFQKIKEYKLWETRSIYNEVDQLSNDLLSRTGRSILHELTDNQLQNLVDYIKQQLKTENGEQIIEKDRWTIWTARKN from the coding sequence TTGCCAATTGATTTTCATAATGAAAAAAATCGTTTCACATACTCTAAACGGTTAGCCAATTCAACTTGGATAAATAAAATAAGAGAAATTTACGATGTTAAAGGAAAAAAAGCTCTAGATATAGGTTGTGGTGGAGGGATTTACACAAAAGCACTTTCAGAAATGGGAGCTTCTTATGTAACAGGATTAGATTTTTCCGAACAAATGCTTATATCTGCAAAGGATAATTGTAAGGATCACAATAATATAGATTTCAAAGTTGGTAATGCATTGGATACAAAACTGCCAGGCGAACAATATGATGTTGTTCTAGAAAGAGCCGTGATACACCATATAACAGATTTATCTTCATGTTTTAAAGAAACTTTCCGCCTACTTAAGAAGGGTGGTTCATGCATTATTCAAGATAGAACACCTGAAGATTGTTTGTTAAAAGGAAGTTCGACACATATAAGGGGTTATTTTTTTTCAAAATATCCTAATTTAAAAGAAAAAGAAATTTCACGAAGATATTCAAGTGAAGAAGTACATCAAGCGTTACTAAATGCAGGTTTTCAAAAGATTAAAGAATACAAGTTATGGGAAACAAGATCAATTTATAATGAAGTAGATCAATTATCCAATGATTTGTTAAGTCGTACAGGGCGTTCTATTCTTCATGAGTTAACAGATAATCAATTACAAAATCTTGTAGATTATATTAAACAACAATTAAAAACAGAGAATGGGGAACAAATTATTGAAAAAGATAGATGGACTATTTGGACAGCAAGAAAAAATTGA
- a CDS encoding tyrosine-type recombinase/integrase: MIVHISLLDVLHSLRRTLASMLLEKDTPLPAISEILGHVNTESTAVWRAWEHRKQRIYGQS, encoded by the coding sequence TTGATAGTTCATATATCTTTATTAGACGTCTTGCACTCCCTTCGTCGCACTTTGGCAAGTATGCTACTTGAAAAAGATACACCACTCCCTGCTATATCAGAAATTCTTGGCCATGTTAATACGGAATCAACAGCTGTTTGGAGAGCTTGGGAACATCGTAAACAGAGAATATATGGGCAAAGTTAG